A genomic region of Serratia fonticola contains the following coding sequences:
- a CDS encoding right-handed parallel beta-helix repeat-containing protein — translation MLISKRKFIKLASLSFPLFIVSKPALSTFSTSAIKPISLMEKLADITEFGALSGDYDNYSIIQGLLNEGRDVYIPNGVFTISNSLVVKKNNQKIYGVGTLKITENNSMDVVVCNERTGFDMRGISVSAGGKQSGIYKTCCVKLIKSNAFSISKCSFTNYIGGGVQLLNCNDGNISFNSFMEAADAKESFSSSVDICFYNGGANNTIYGNKCFGYGGYGIVFQTLADSVRSTFINNTISYNNIAEHSSYGILIYRGGAQSLFKNNSISHNIVSGISGSNINRAKDNFSFGAGIYIQGAEHSFIDNNHISKCNTLTKDEMLAPGAIGVANASYVIISNNIIKDSSFYGIYINDSNHLADPSGVVEIKNNEVTNSNRDAIKINESSNVLIYKNNVSGAKNGVVVTQKIGENINGMKSIEIEGNSIKNIRGNAINISNLKFFKITNNNTVNNGRYSVNIIDSSSGKIEGNQFKSDGRSPSFINIERSEEIEKYNNVFL, via the coding sequence ATGTTGATCAGTAAAAGAAAGTTTATTAAGTTGGCTTCATTATCGTTTCCTCTTTTTATAGTTAGCAAGCCAGCATTGTCCACTTTTTCTACTTCAGCAATAAAACCTATTTCTTTGATGGAGAAACTTGCTGATATTACGGAGTTTGGTGCTTTATCCGGTGATTATGATAATTACTCAATTATTCAAGGACTTCTTAATGAAGGACGGGATGTTTATATTCCCAACGGTGTCTTTACGATAAGTAATAGTTTGGTTGTTAAAAAAAACAATCAAAAAATATATGGTGTTGGTACGTTAAAAATAACTGAAAATAATTCAATGGATGTCGTGGTTTGTAATGAGAGAACAGGATTTGATATGCGAGGGATCAGCGTAAGCGCTGGTGGTAAGCAAAGTGGAATTTATAAGACCTGTTGCGTTAAACTTATTAAATCAAATGCTTTTTCGATAAGTAAGTGTTCTTTTACGAACTATATTGGTGGTGGTGTTCAGCTATTAAACTGTAACGATGGTAACATATCTTTTAATTCCTTTATGGAAGCTGCTGATGCTAAAGAGAGCTTTTCATCATCCGTTGATATTTGTTTTTATAACGGAGGTGCTAATAACACTATATATGGTAATAAGTGCTTTGGCTATGGAGGATATGGCATAGTATTTCAAACACTAGCTGATTCAGTTCGTTCTACTTTTATCAATAATACCATCTCATATAACAATATTGCGGAGCATAGTTCGTATGGTATTCTGATATATAGAGGAGGAGCTCAATCTCTTTTTAAAAATAACAGTATCTCTCATAACATAGTTAGCGGTATTTCTGGCTCAAATATTAATAGAGCGAAGGATAATTTTAGCTTTGGAGCTGGAATTTATATTCAAGGTGCTGAGCATAGTTTTATTGATAATAATCATATATCAAAATGTAATACATTGACGAAAGATGAAATGTTAGCTCCTGGTGCTATAGGTGTGGCTAACGCTTCTTATGTGATTATCTCGAATAATATTATCAAAGACTCTTCCTTTTATGGTATATATATAAATGATTCTAACCATCTAGCTGATCCATCAGGGGTTGTTGAAATAAAGAATAATGAAGTTACAAACTCTAACAGAGATGCTATAAAAATCAATGAGTCATCAAATGTTTTAATATATAAAAATAATGTTAGTGGTGCTAAAAATGGTGTGGTTGTTACACAAAAAATTGGCGAAAATATAAATGGTATGAAGTCGATTGAAATTGAAGGGAACTCAATCAAAAATATAAGAGGGAATGCTATCAATATATCAAATCTTAAATTTTTTAAAATAACGAATAACAACACAGTGAATAATGGAAGATATAGTGTTAATATCATTGATTCTTCCTCTGGTAAAATCGAAGGCAATCAATTCAAATCAGATGGCCGTTCCCCATCTTTTATTAATATTGAGCGCTCGGAAGAAATCGAAAAATATAATAATGTTTTTTTATAA
- the wcaJ gene encoding undecaprenyl-phosphate glucose phosphotransferase: MKVLHQRVRSKSNASLISMMQRFSDISMISIGLYIVCLVNYQEFSHKCIIAILISLVCFQMIGGITDFYRSWRGVKIYKELNIILQNWTLSLILTAGITSLFFDLEIALKVYMQWYFIVCISSICCRVAIRFIIRVIRNQGYNTCRVAIAGSMPIGIYLMRSFAEEPWLGFIGNGVYNDAPIREDEDIKYAGDFSQLITDARNGELDRIYIAMRMGDESKIKELVKKLSDTTCSVMLIPDVFTLNILQSRTEEVNGVPVVPLFDTPLNGINMVLKRLEDIVLSLIILILIAPVLIIIACAIKFTSPGPVIFRQTRYGMDGKPINVWKFRSMNVMENGAFLSQATKDDARVTEIGAFLRRTSLDELPQFFNVLFGKMSIVGPRPHAVAHNEQYRLLIDGYMLRHKVKPGITGWAQINGWRGETDTLEKMQKRVDFDLEYIREWSIWFDLKIIFLTIFKGFVGKDVY, translated from the coding sequence ATGAAAGTGTTACACCAGCGAGTTCGCTCTAAAAGCAATGCATCTTTAATATCAATGATGCAGCGTTTTTCCGATATTTCAATGATTTCAATAGGCTTATATATAGTTTGCCTAGTTAATTATCAAGAGTTTTCTCATAAGTGCATCATCGCCATATTGATTTCTTTAGTATGCTTCCAAATGATTGGTGGCATTACTGATTTCTATCGTTCTTGGCGAGGCGTTAAGATTTATAAAGAGCTCAATATAATCCTTCAAAATTGGACATTGAGCTTAATATTAACAGCAGGAATAACATCTCTTTTTTTTGATCTTGAAATCGCTCTTAAGGTTTACATGCAATGGTACTTCATTGTGTGTATTAGCTCTATTTGTTGTCGAGTCGCTATACGATTTATTATTCGCGTGATTAGAAATCAGGGATATAATACATGTCGTGTTGCGATTGCTGGTTCGATGCCTATCGGCATTTACTTAATGCGTAGTTTCGCTGAGGAACCATGGTTAGGTTTTATTGGTAATGGTGTATATAATGATGCACCAATACGTGAAGACGAAGATATAAAATATGCAGGGGATTTCTCACAACTAATCACAGATGCTCGCAATGGCGAATTGGACCGTATTTATATTGCGATGAGAATGGGGGATGAAAGTAAAATTAAGGAGTTAGTAAAAAAATTAAGTGATACGACCTGCTCTGTAATGCTGATTCCAGATGTTTTCACTTTGAATATACTTCAATCACGGACAGAGGAAGTGAACGGTGTCCCTGTAGTACCTCTTTTTGACACACCCTTAAATGGTATAAATATGGTGCTTAAGCGACTGGAGGATATCGTTTTATCTCTAATTATTTTGATTTTAATTGCACCTGTTTTAATTATTATAGCATGCGCAATTAAATTTACCTCTCCTGGCCCTGTTATATTTCGTCAAACACGATATGGTATGGATGGTAAACCAATAAATGTTTGGAAATTTAGGTCTATGAATGTTATGGAAAATGGAGCTTTCCTTAGTCAGGCAACAAAAGATGATGCGCGTGTTACCGAAATTGGGGCATTTTTGAGGAGAACCTCTCTAGACGAGTTGCCACAATTCTTTAATGTACTTTTTGGTAAAATGTCAATTGTCGGTCCTCGTCCTCATGCTGTCGCCCATAATGAGCAGTATCGCCTTCTAATTGATGGCTATATGCTTCGGCATAAAGTGAAGCCAGGGATCACTGGTTGGGCGCAAATCAATGGTTGGCGTGGAGAGACTGATACATTAGAAAAAATGCAAAAAAGAGTCGATTTTGATCTTGAGTACATTCGAGAGTGGAGTATCTGGTTTGACTTAAAAATAATCTTTCTTACTATATTTAAAGGATTTGTTGGTAAGGATGTTTATTAG
- a CDS encoding glycosyltransferase WbuB, translating to MKILIYGINYSPELTGIGKYSGEMAKWMYAQGYETRVITAPPYYPEWKVSSKYSSWKYSKFSDDETIYRCPLYVPQKPTTIKRLVHLLSFSLTSLFPLFIQYRWKPDYIICVAPTLFCVPGAWLLSKLTGAKTILHIQDYEVDAMLGLGMAKKGFLSDFGKRFERWCLHSMNMVSTISQSMINKAVEKGVDKEKLIFFPNWSEVERFRNITKVDAIYLKGRLGLSHAERIILYSGNIGEKQGLEILIEVAERMRSESCVFLIVGDGGGKERLQKLVEEKKLANVIFRPLQAYEDLPFLLKLADCHLVVQRRGAADAVLPSKLTNILAVGGNSVITAELDTELGRLCENYPGIGICVEPESVDALFHGIIECLKLEPENKVAKAYALEFLDKGSVLNKFINDIQN from the coding sequence ATGAAAATTCTTATTTACGGGATAAACTATTCGCCTGAATTAACAGGTATTGGAAAATATAGTGGTGAGATGGCAAAGTGGATGTATGCTCAAGGATACGAAACTAGAGTGATTACTGCTCCACCATATTATCCAGAATGGAAAGTCTCATCAAAGTATTCTAGTTGGAAGTATAGCAAGTTTTCTGATGATGAAACTATCTATCGTTGTCCACTTTATGTTCCACAAAAGCCAACAACTATCAAGAGATTAGTTCATTTATTGAGTTTTTCATTAACTTCATTATTCCCGCTTTTTATTCAATATCGATGGAAGCCAGATTATATCATTTGTGTTGCGCCTACATTATTTTGTGTTCCGGGGGCTTGGCTTTTAAGTAAGTTAACAGGTGCGAAAACTATATTACATATACAAGATTATGAAGTTGATGCTATGTTAGGTTTGGGAATGGCCAAAAAAGGTTTTCTAAGTGATTTTGGAAAACGATTTGAACGATGGTGTTTGCATTCTATGAATATGGTATCAACAATTTCTCAATCAATGATAAATAAAGCGGTTGAGAAAGGCGTCGATAAGGAAAAACTCATTTTTTTTCCAAACTGGTCGGAAGTTGAGCGCTTTCGAAATATAACCAAAGTTGATGCTATATATCTTAAAGGTAGGTTGGGTCTATCACATGCTGAGCGTATTATTTTATATTCTGGCAATATAGGTGAAAAACAAGGTCTCGAAATTCTAATAGAAGTTGCAGAGCGAATGAGATCTGAGTCTTGTGTTTTTCTAATTGTTGGTGATGGAGGTGGAAAAGAGCGTCTACAAAAATTGGTTGAAGAAAAAAAACTTGCTAATGTAATTTTTCGCCCTCTCCAAGCTTACGAAGATCTTCCTTTTCTATTGAAACTTGCAGACTGTCATTTGGTTGTTCAACGCCGAGGTGCTGCTGATGCTGTCTTACCTTCCAAGCTTACAAATATTCTTGCAGTTGGTGGTAACTCAGTGATCACCGCTGAGTTGGATACTGAGTTGGGGCGTCTCTGTGAGAACTATCCAGGGATTGGTATTTGCGTTGAGCCAGAATCGGTGGATGCATTATTCCACGGAATAATTGAATGCTTAAAACTGGAACCAGAAAATAAAGTAGCTAAAGCATATGCTTTGGAATTTCTTGATAAAGGTAGCGTTTTGAATAAGTTCATAAATGACATTCAAAACTAG
- a CDS encoding GDP-mannose mannosyl hydrolase: MFLSHACFKNVVKSTPLVSIDLIVENEIGHILLGRRTNRPARGYWFVPGGRVQKNETLDTAFQRLTQDEIGCKVSRDCTDFLGVYEHFYNENFSDEDFSTHYVVLGYHIKVVTGELSLPLEQHDSYLWININDLLSHKEVHDNTKAYFFNEKPRVTL, from the coding sequence ATGTTTTTGAGTCATGCATGCTTTAAGAATGTAGTCAAGTCCACTCCGTTGGTTTCTATTGACTTGATTGTTGAAAATGAAATTGGTCATATTTTATTAGGACGAAGGACCAATCGCCCCGCAAGGGGCTATTGGTTTGTGCCAGGCGGACGTGTTCAGAAAAATGAAACGTTAGATACTGCTTTTCAACGTCTGACGCAAGATGAAATTGGCTGTAAAGTTTCAAGAGATTGTACTGATTTTTTGGGAGTATACGAACACTTTTACAACGAAAATTTTTCTGATGAAGATTTCTCAACTCACTATGTTGTCCTAGGATATCATATCAAAGTTGTTACTGGTGAGTTATCTCTTCCTCTTGAACAACATGATTCCTATCTTTGGATAAATATAAATGATTTACTAAGCCACAAGGAAGTTCATGATAATACTAAAGCTTATTTCTTCAATGAAAAACCAAGGGTTACTTTATAA
- a CDS encoding GDP-L-fucose synthase, protein MNKKRIFVAGHNGMVGSAIANQLILRDDVEIITRNRNELNLLDAVEVNNFFKNECVDQVYIAAAKVGGIVANNSYPADFIYENLMIEANIIHSAHNNGVDELMFLGSSCIYPKMSCQPIVESQLLQGSLEPTNEPYAIAKIAGIKLCESYNRQYGRDYRSVMPTNLYGRNDNFHPNNSHVIPALMRRFYEAKLAGSNEVIVWGSGKPMREFLHVDDMAAASIYVMELEKDVWLANTEPMLSHINVGTGIDCSIRELAETIASVTGYKGKIFFDTEKPDGAPRKLLNVNRLANLGWQHSIPLEEGLRDTFHWFLENQDSFRGA, encoded by the coding sequence ATGAATAAAAAGCGTATTTTTGTAGCTGGCCATAATGGCATGGTTGGTTCGGCGATTGCTAATCAACTAATACTACGCGATGACGTTGAAATTATTACCCGCAATAGGAATGAGTTAAATTTACTTGATGCTGTAGAGGTAAATAATTTTTTTAAAAATGAGTGTGTAGATCAGGTTTACATTGCTGCAGCTAAAGTCGGTGGAATTGTTGCTAATAATAGTTATCCTGCTGATTTTATATATGAAAATTTAATGATAGAGGCGAATATTATTCACTCCGCGCACAATAATGGTGTGGATGAATTAATGTTTCTAGGTTCCTCATGTATTTATCCTAAAATGTCTTGCCAACCGATAGTAGAATCTCAATTATTACAGGGAAGTTTAGAGCCAACAAATGAACCTTACGCTATCGCTAAAATTGCAGGTATTAAATTATGTGAATCTTATAATAGACAATACGGCCGGGATTATCGTTCTGTAATGCCCACTAATTTATACGGACGTAATGACAATTTCCATCCTAATAATTCGCACGTTATCCCTGCTTTAATGCGCCGCTTTTATGAGGCTAAACTAGCTGGTAGCAATGAAGTTATAGTTTGGGGAAGCGGTAAACCGATGCGTGAATTTTTGCATGTAGATGATATGGCGGCCGCGAGCATTTACGTGATGGAGCTAGAAAAGGATGTATGGTTAGCTAATACTGAACCCATGCTTTCACATATCAATGTTGGGACAGGGATTGATTGCAGTATTCGTGAGTTGGCTGAAACGATAGCCTCAGTTACAGGTTATAAAGGGAAAATTTTCTTTGACACAGAAAAACCTGATGGTGCACCTCGTAAACTGCTTAATGTAAATCGGTTAGCTAACTTAGGATGGCAGCATAGCATTCCTTTGGAAGAAGGATTGAGAGACACATTTCATTGGTTCCTTGAGAATCAGGACTCGTTTCGGGGGGCATAA
- the gmd gene encoding GDP-mannose 4,6-dehydratase, which produces MSKVALITGVTGQDGSYLAELLLAKGYEVHGIKRRASLFNTGRIDHIYQDPHSNNPKFHLHYGDLTDTSNLTRIIAEIRPHEVYNLGAMSHVAVSFESPEYTADVDAIGTLRILEAIRFLGLEKTTRFYQASTSELYGLVQEIPQRETTPFYPRSPYAVAKLYAYWITVNYRESYGMYACNGILFNHESPRRGETFVTRKITRALSNIAQGLEKCLYLGNMDALRDWGHAKDYVKMQWMMLQQEKPEDFVIATGIQYSVRQFVELAAAELGIVLGFEGEGVNEKGIVISVSGNNAPGVKAGDIIVSVDPRYFRPAEVETLLGDPTKAHTKLGWKPEITLKEMIAEMIQYDLEAAKKHSLLKSHGYDVAISLE; this is translated from the coding sequence ATGAGTAAAGTTGCATTGATTACTGGTGTTACTGGGCAGGATGGATCTTATTTGGCAGAGTTATTGCTTGCCAAAGGTTATGAAGTACACGGCATTAAACGCCGTGCCTCTTTGTTCAATACTGGTCGGATTGACCATATTTATCAAGATCCACATTCTAACAATCCGAAGTTTCATCTTCATTACGGAGATCTTACGGATACATCAAACTTGACTCGAATTATTGCCGAAATTCGACCCCATGAAGTATATAACTTAGGGGCAATGAGTCATGTAGCTGTTTCTTTTGAATCACCTGAATATACAGCTGATGTAGATGCAATTGGAACATTGCGTATTTTGGAGGCTATCCGTTTCCTAGGTCTCGAGAAAACAACTCGATTCTATCAAGCTTCAACATCTGAGCTATATGGTTTGGTACAAGAAATACCTCAAAGAGAAACTACCCCTTTCTATCCACGTTCCCCATACGCGGTAGCGAAATTATATGCCTACTGGATCACTGTTAATTATCGTGAATCGTACGGTATGTATGCTTGTAATGGCATACTCTTCAATCACGAGTCACCTCGCCGTGGGGAAACTTTTGTAACCCGGAAAATCACGCGTGCATTATCAAATATTGCCCAAGGCCTAGAGAAATGTCTTTACTTAGGCAATATGGATGCCCTTCGTGACTGGGGGCATGCAAAAGATTATGTAAAGATGCAATGGATGATGTTGCAACAAGAGAAACCTGAGGATTTTGTTATAGCGACAGGTATTCAATACTCAGTGCGTCAGTTTGTCGAGTTGGCGGCGGCTGAATTGGGTATCGTCCTTGGCTTCGAAGGTGAAGGAGTGAACGAGAAAGGAATTGTTATTTCTGTTTCTGGTAACAATGCTCCAGGAGTTAAAGCGGGTGATATTATTGTTTCTGTTGATCCCCGATATTTCCGTCCAGCTGAAGTTGAAACATTATTGGGAGATCCGACAAAAGCTCACACCAAACTAGGCTGGAAGCCTGAGATTACTTTAAAGGAAATGATTGCAGAAATGATTCAATATGACCTAGAAGCAGCAAAAAAACATTCATTGCTTAAGTCTCATGGGTATGACGTTGCAATCTCATTGGAGTGA
- a CDS encoding glycosyltransferase family 2 protein, which yields MSKPSLTILVLTKNETLHIRRCIESLKNIAEKIIILDSFSTDDTMNIINEYGELIEFYQNKWINYSSQFQWGLDNIPIKTDWVMRMDADEYIDDDLQKEIISDLPNLDKSKNCVFIRRKYYYKDKWIKYGAVYPLVLLRIWRTGEGRIEQRWMDEHMVVKKASPIRFKGHIIDHNLNDMRWWIDKHIRYADREVVDLLNIKHSLFERDGDIISKGGFQERVKRIFKEKIYFKLPPSLRSLMYFSYRYIIRLGFLDGAKGWDFHLMQGLWYRSYVDIRYKELDKLISNIDEKNKKIEVLAKSTGLNF from the coding sequence ATGAGTAAGCCAAGTCTAACTATTCTAGTTTTAACTAAAAATGAAACATTACATATTCGGCGGTGCATTGAATCACTCAAAAATATTGCGGAAAAGATAATTATCTTAGATTCTTTTTCTACAGATGATACAATGAATATTATAAATGAATACGGAGAGTTAATTGAATTTTATCAGAATAAATGGATTAATTATTCAAGTCAGTTTCAATGGGGTCTAGATAACATTCCTATTAAAACAGATTGGGTAATGAGAATGGATGCTGATGAATATATCGACGATGATTTGCAAAAAGAAATTATTTCTGATTTACCAAACTTAGATAAATCTAAAAACTGTGTATTTATAAGAAGGAAATATTATTACAAAGATAAATGGATTAAATATGGAGCTGTTTATCCACTTGTATTGTTAAGAATATGGCGCACCGGAGAGGGGAGAATTGAGCAGCGGTGGATGGATGAGCATATGGTTGTAAAAAAAGCATCCCCGATAAGATTCAAAGGACACATTATAGATCACAATCTTAATGACATGAGATGGTGGATAGATAAACATATTAGGTATGCAGATCGAGAAGTTGTAGACCTTTTAAATATAAAGCACTCCCTTTTTGAAAGGGATGGAGATATAATAAGTAAAGGTGGGTTTCAAGAGAGAGTAAAAAGAATTTTTAAAGAAAAAATTTATTTTAAATTACCGCCTTCACTTAGATCGCTAATGTATTTCTCATATAGATATATTATTAGATTAGGCTTTCTTGATGGAGCGAAGGGGTGGGATTTCCATTTAATGCAAGGACTATGGTATCGAAGTTATGTCGATATCAGATACAAGGAGTTGGATAAGTTAATTTCTAATATTGATGAAAAAAACAAAAAAATCGAAGTTTTGGCTAAATCAACAGGATTAAATTTTTGA
- a CDS encoding putative colanic acid biosynthesis acetyltransferase, whose product MTKENYQINFYSFSNKLYRALWSLFYFLFFRYSPSPFFKYRTYILRLWQAEVSSDIRVYPSAKIWSPKNLTMKSGSSIGPRALIYNQGHITIGEDSIVSQDVTICASSHDYKKYHHPLILKDVVIGSRVWLCAESFVGPGVVVGDGVVLGARAVAKKNLEAWYVYDGNPSQKIKERGLKDE is encoded by the coding sequence GTGACTAAAGAAAACTATCAAATCAATTTTTATAGTTTTAGCAATAAACTCTATCGAGCGTTGTGGAGCCTATTTTATTTTCTTTTCTTTAGATATAGTCCATCACCATTTTTTAAATATAGAACATATATCCTTAGGTTATGGCAAGCTGAGGTAAGCTCAGATATTAGAGTATATCCAAGCGCAAAAATTTGGAGCCCTAAAAACCTCACAATGAAATCAGGCTCATCAATTGGTCCTCGAGCATTAATTTATAATCAAGGACATATCACTATCGGCGAAGATTCTATTGTTAGTCAAGATGTAACGATTTGTGCTAGTTCTCATGATTATAAAAAGTATCACCATCCTCTGATTTTAAAAGATGTAGTTATAGGTTCGAGAGTGTGGCTTTGCGCAGAATCATTTGTAGGTCCAGGTGTTGTTGTCGGGGATGGTGTAGTATTGGGGGCTAGAGCGGTAGCAAAAAAGAATCTCGAAGCTTGGTATGTTTATGATGGTAACCCCAGCCAAAAGATAAAAGAGAGAGGGTTAAAGGATGAGTAA